Proteins encoded together in one Poecile atricapillus isolate bPoeAtr1 chromosome 15, bPoeAtr1.hap1, whole genome shotgun sequence window:
- the LOC131584982 gene encoding regulator of G-protein signaling 9-binding protein-like, with product MAPGRRDACRGRGAVGTCATAQVALCKATAGHRQLVLQLGGSSDSPQLREERRRRSAEACELSMGLRRVLLEGLRQAPVSPPEQQELERLGVLFLSALELFLQDLYRAQHLCQLFSVKGGGIAPLHTGLGGWGLPSRRGGGPTQPPPSQCLEEEIEQVRATLAEMESGANIPPWTVEATETAQPAETSGTTERAAWGGPCAGHCCGVL from the exons ATGGCACCAGGCAGAAGGGATGCGTGCCGTGGGCGGGGGGCAGTGGGAACGTGTGCCACAGCCCAGGTTGCCCTCTGCAAGGCCACGGCCGGACACcggcagctggtgctgcagcttGGGGGGAGCAGTGACAGCCCTCAGCTGCGTGAGGAGCGACGCAGGAGGAGCGCAGAGGCCTGTGAGCTCAGCATGG GGCTGCGGCGGGTGCTGCTAGAGGGGCTGCGACAGGCCCCAGTGAGCCCCccggagcagcaggagctggagcggCTGGGGGTGCTCTTCCTCTCCGCCCTGGAGCTCTTCCTGCAGGACCTGTACAGAGCCCAGCACCTCTGCCAGCTCTTCTCTGTGAAAGGGGGTGGCATTGCCCCACTGCACACtgggctggggggctgggggctgcccaGCCGGCGAGGAGGGGGTCCCACACAGCCCCCACCCTCCCAGTGCTTAGAGGAGGAGATCGAGCAGGTGAGGGCCACACTGGCAGAGATGGAGAGCGGAGCCAACATTCCACCATGGACAGTGGAAGCCACAGAGACCGCACAGCCAGCAGAGACAAGCGGCACCACAGAgagagcagcctggggaggcccctgtgctgggcactgctgtgggGTGCTGTGA
- the SNX21 gene encoding sorting nexin-21 isoform X2, which yields MAARILHRLRHALAGEGGREEPAGGGGEAEDCPESSELEDDTEGLSTRLSGTLSFTSHEDEEEEEEGDGASEELEEPPQAPGTAAGTEDGEWVSAAERPGSSLLTRQLQELWRRSRGSVAPQRLLFEVTSASVVSERSSKYVLYTIYLIRSGQFDKAPATIARRYSDFEQLNRRLRCRFSCDMAGVAFPRKRLRRNFTAETIAKRSRAFEQFLSHLHSIDEIRRSPEFLEFFFLPDLQAAQRLTCTGMYREALATWANAYRLQDRLGVCSSGRFLLTLAGLAVCHQELDQLSEAHGYCEQALQLLEAQGSHPLLGPFLQAHVHLAWKVGKDKRRSEARLQDLREAGLPLQQQPSLKECLIKEPLE from the exons ATGGCCGCCCGCATCCTGCACCGGCTGCGGCACGCGCTGGCGGGCGAGGGCGGCCGGGAGGAgccggcgggcggcggcggcgaaGCCGAGGATTGCCCGGAGAGCTCGGAGCTGGAGGACGACACCGAGGGGCTGTCGACGCGCCTCAGCGGCACCCTGAGTTTCACCAGCCACGAAGacgaggaggaagaggaggagggggacGGAGCTAgcgaggagctggaggagccgCCGCAGGCGCCGGGGACGGCAGCAGGCACGGAGGACGGAG AGTGGGTCTCTGCGGCGGAGCGTCCCGGCAGCAGCCTGCTGACccggcagctgcaggagctgtggcgGAGGTCGCGGGGCAGCGTGGCACCGCAGCGGCTGCTCTTCGAGGTCACCAGCGCCAGCGTGGTCAGCGAGCGCTCTTCCAAGTACGTG CTCTACACCATCTACCTGATCCGCTCTGGCCAGTTTGACAAGGCCCCTGCCACCATCGCCCGGCGCTACTCAGATTTTGAGCAGCTGAACCGCCGCCTGCGCTGCCGCTTCAGCTGCGACATGGCCGGCGTTGCCTTCCCTAGGAAGAGACTGCGCCGGAACTTCACTGCTGAGACCATTGCCAAGCGGAGCCGAGCCTTCGAACAGTTCTTGTCCCATCTGCACTCCATCGATGAGATCCGCCGCTCTCCTGAGTTCCTCGAGTTCTTCTTCCTACCGGACCTGCAGGCCGCACAGCGCCTGACCTGCACCGGCATGTACCGCGAGGCCCTGGCCACCTGGGCCAATGCCTACCGGCTGCAGGACCGGCTGGGGGTCTGCAGCTCTGGCCGCTTCCTGCTGACACTGGCTGGACTGGCCGTCTGCCACCAGGAGCTGGACCAGCTCAGTGAGGCCCATGGCTACTGTGAGCAGgcgctgcagctgctggaggcccAGGGCAGCCACCCACTCCTGGGACCCTTCCTGCAGGCCCACGTCCACCTGGCCTGGAAGGTGGGCAAGGACAAGCGGCGCTCGGAGGCCCGGCTGCAGGACCTGCGGGAAGCTGGGTtgcccctgcagcagcaacCTTCCCTGAAGGAATGCCTGATCAAGGAGCCTCTGGAATAA
- the LOC131584809 gene encoding LOW QUALITY PROTEIN: uncharacterized protein LOC131584809 (The sequence of the model RefSeq protein was modified relative to this genomic sequence to represent the inferred CDS: inserted 2 bases in 1 codon), with translation MQSGRCGRRPSAPVPPRRAVPCEATPRGAGHGRGRRRRSAAGTATRCDVPAGSGSPELARAFPAAALQLSVFPLCKWLQQLCLEHRTEWLVVITARQAMGAGTESRQQELLTVLRDLIRLDLLPQLHLHWLLEDGIWATDXEGSWGESSDFFMELEIVIRRLGQIFSAELSLESCITTLAQHYKECVSKIPPDAVMLSAPHPDHCAAQAAPQSLPISDSPLAPLVCRGNTSQSSGQASPAMAAAQQKQQPVSASLAAVESCVIVPWSPRAL, from the exons ATGCAGAGCGGGCGCTGCGGGCGGCGCCCGAGCGCTCCGGTCCCGCCGCGGCGGGCGGTGCCGTGCGAGGCCACACCGCGCGGGGCCGGGCACGggcgggggaggcggcggcggagcgcgGCAGGGACCGCGACGCGCTGCGATGTCCCCGCCGGTAGCGGCAGCCCGGAGCTGGCCCGCGCCTTCCCGGCGGCCGCGTTGCAGCTCTCCGTGTTCCCCCTCTGCaagtggctgcagcagctgtgcctggagcaccGCACCGAGTGGCTGGTCGTGATCACCGCCAGGCAAGCTATGGgtgcaggcacagagagccgccagcaggagctgctcaccGTCCTGAGAGACCTCATCAGGCTGGACTTGCTGCCTCAGCTCCACCTTCACTGGCTACTCGAGGATGGGATCTGGGCCACGGA AGAAGGCAGCTGGGGGGAGAGCAGCGACTTCTTCATGGAGCTGGAGATTGTCATCCGAAGGTTAGGTCAGATTTTCAGTGCTGAGCTCTCTCTGGAGAGCTGCATCACCACCTTGGCTCAGCACTACAAAGAGTGTGTTTCTAAGATCCCACCTGATGCCGTGATGCTCTCTGCTCCCCATCCTGATCACTGTGCTGCTCAGGCAGCTCCCCAAAGTCTGCCTATTTCAGACTCACCTCTTGCCCCTCTGGTGTGCCGGGGTAACACATCCCAGAGTTCTGGCCAGGCTTCTCCTGCtatggcagcagctcagcagaagcagcagcctgTGTCAGCTTCTCTTGCAGCTGTTGAGAGTTGTGTGATTGTTCCCTGGAGTCCACGAGCTCTCTGA
- the SNX21 gene encoding sorting nexin-21 isoform X3, translating into MAARILHRLRHALAGEGGREEPAGGGGEAEDCPESSELEDDTEGLSTRLSGTLSFTSHEDEEEEEEGDGASEELEEPPQAPGTAAGTEDGEWVSAAERPGSSLLTRQLQELWRRSRGSVAPQRLLFEVTSASVVSERSSKKRLRRNFTAETIAKRSRAFEQFLSHLHSIDEIRRSPEFLEFFFLPDLQAAQRLTCTGMYREALATWANAYRLQDRLGVCSSGRFLLTLAGLAVCHQELDQLSEAHGYCEQALQLLEAQGSHPLLGPFLQAHVHLAWKVGKDKRRSEARLQDLREAGLPLQQQPSLKECLIKEPLE; encoded by the exons ATGGCCGCCCGCATCCTGCACCGGCTGCGGCACGCGCTGGCGGGCGAGGGCGGCCGGGAGGAgccggcgggcggcggcggcgaaGCCGAGGATTGCCCGGAGAGCTCGGAGCTGGAGGACGACACCGAGGGGCTGTCGACGCGCCTCAGCGGCACCCTGAGTTTCACCAGCCACGAAGacgaggaggaagaggaggagggggacGGAGCTAgcgaggagctggaggagccgCCGCAGGCGCCGGGGACGGCAGCAGGCACGGAGGACGGAG AGTGGGTCTCTGCGGCGGAGCGTCCCGGCAGCAGCCTGCTGACccggcagctgcaggagctgtggcgGAGGTCGCGGGGCAGCGTGGCACCGCAGCGGCTGCTCTTCGAGGTCACCAGCGCCAGCGTGGTCAGCGAGCGCTCTTCCAA GAAGAGACTGCGCCGGAACTTCACTGCTGAGACCATTGCCAAGCGGAGCCGAGCCTTCGAACAGTTCTTGTCCCATCTGCACTCCATCGATGAGATCCGCCGCTCTCCTGAGTTCCTCGAGTTCTTCTTCCTACCGGACCTGCAGGCCGCACAGCGCCTGACCTGCACCGGCATGTACCGCGAGGCCCTGGCCACCTGGGCCAATGCCTACCGGCTGCAGGACCGGCTGGGGGTCTGCAGCTCTGGCCGCTTCCTGCTGACACTGGCTGGACTGGCCGTCTGCCACCAGGAGCTGGACCAGCTCAGTGAGGCCCATGGCTACTGTGAGCAGgcgctgcagctgctggaggcccAGGGCAGCCACCCACTCCTGGGACCCTTCCTGCAGGCCCACGTCCACCTGGCCTGGAAGGTGGGCAAGGACAAGCGGCGCTCGGAGGCCCGGCTGCAGGACCTGCGGGAAGCTGGGTtgcccctgcagcagcaacCTTCCCTGAAGGAATGCCTGATCAAGGAGCCTCTGGAATAA
- the SNX21 gene encoding sorting nexin-21 isoform X1: MAARILHRLRHALAGEGGREEPAGGGGEAEDCPESSELEDDTEGLSTRLSGTLSFTSHEDEEEEEEGDGASEELEEPPQAPGTAAGTEDGGRCWGGELGGLQGHSCAGGVRQPDRCQSPVPTEGTDHPSPTEWVSAAERPGSSLLTRQLQELWRRSRGSVAPQRLLFEVTSASVVSERSSKYVLYTIYLIRSGQFDKAPATIARRYSDFEQLNRRLRCRFSCDMAGVAFPRKRLRRNFTAETIAKRSRAFEQFLSHLHSIDEIRRSPEFLEFFFLPDLQAAQRLTCTGMYREALATWANAYRLQDRLGVCSSGRFLLTLAGLAVCHQELDQLSEAHGYCEQALQLLEAQGSHPLLGPFLQAHVHLAWKVGKDKRRSEARLQDLREAGLPLQQQPSLKECLIKEPLE; the protein is encoded by the exons ATGGCCGCCCGCATCCTGCACCGGCTGCGGCACGCGCTGGCGGGCGAGGGCGGCCGGGAGGAgccggcgggcggcggcggcgaaGCCGAGGATTGCCCGGAGAGCTCGGAGCTGGAGGACGACACCGAGGGGCTGTCGACGCGCCTCAGCGGCACCCTGAGTTTCACCAGCCACGAAGacgaggaggaagaggaggagggggacGGAGCTAgcgaggagctggaggagccgCCGCAGGCGCCGGGGACGGCAGCAGGCACGGAGGACGGAGGCAGGTGCTGGGGTGGTGAGCTGGGGGGACTTCAGGGACACTCGTGCGCTGGTGGCGTCCGGCAGCCCGACAGATGTCAGAGCCCTGTCCCCACGGAGGGCACTGACCACCCCTCTCCCACAGAGTGGGTCTCTGCGGCGGAGCGTCCCGGCAGCAGCCTGCTGACccggcagctgcaggagctgtggcgGAGGTCGCGGGGCAGCGTGGCACCGCAGCGGCTGCTCTTCGAGGTCACCAGCGCCAGCGTGGTCAGCGAGCGCTCTTCCAAGTACGTG CTCTACACCATCTACCTGATCCGCTCTGGCCAGTTTGACAAGGCCCCTGCCACCATCGCCCGGCGCTACTCAGATTTTGAGCAGCTGAACCGCCGCCTGCGCTGCCGCTTCAGCTGCGACATGGCCGGCGTTGCCTTCCCTAGGAAGAGACTGCGCCGGAACTTCACTGCTGAGACCATTGCCAAGCGGAGCCGAGCCTTCGAACAGTTCTTGTCCCATCTGCACTCCATCGATGAGATCCGCCGCTCTCCTGAGTTCCTCGAGTTCTTCTTCCTACCGGACCTGCAGGCCGCACAGCGCCTGACCTGCACCGGCATGTACCGCGAGGCCCTGGCCACCTGGGCCAATGCCTACCGGCTGCAGGACCGGCTGGGGGTCTGCAGCTCTGGCCGCTTCCTGCTGACACTGGCTGGACTGGCCGTCTGCCACCAGGAGCTGGACCAGCTCAGTGAGGCCCATGGCTACTGTGAGCAGgcgctgcagctgctggaggcccAGGGCAGCCACCCACTCCTGGGACCCTTCCTGCAGGCCCACGTCCACCTGGCCTGGAAGGTGGGCAAGGACAAGCGGCGCTCGGAGGCCCGGCTGCAGGACCTGCGGGAAGCTGGGTtgcccctgcagcagcaacCTTCCCTGAAGGAATGCCTGATCAAGGAGCCTCTGGAATAA
- the TNNC2 gene encoding troponin C, skeletal muscle yields MTDQQAEARAFLSEEMIAEFKAAFDMFDADGGGDISTKELGTVMRMLGQNPTKEELDAIIEEVDEDGSGTIDFEEFLVMMVRQMKEDAKGKSEEELANCFRIFDRNADGFIDIEELGEILRATGEPVTDDDIEDMMKDSDKNNDGRIDFDEFLKMMEGVQ; encoded by the exons ATG ACGGACCAGCAGGCAGAAGCCCGTGCCTTCCTCAGCGAGGAGATGATTGCGG AGTTCAAAGCCGCCTTCGACATGTTTGATGCTGATGGCGGTGGAGACATCAGCACCAAGGAGCTGGGGACGGTGATGAGAATGCTGGGCCAGAACCCCACCAAAGAGGAGTTGGATGCCATCATTGAGGAGGTGGACGAGGATG GCAGTGGCACCATCGACTTCGAGGAGTTCTTGGTCATGATGGTGCGCCAGATGAAAGAGGATGCCAAAGGCAAGTCTGAGGAGGAGCTGGCCAACTGCTTCCGCATCTTTGACCG GAATGCAGATGGGTTCATTGACATTGAGGAGCTGGGTGAGATCCTGAGAGCCACTGGGGAGCCTGTCACTGATGACGACATAGAGGACATGATGAAGGACTCAGACAAGAACAATGACGGTCGCATCGACTTTGATG AGTTCCTGAAGATGATGGAGGGTGTGCAGTAA
- the ACOT8 gene encoding acyl-coenzyme A thioesterase 8, whose translation MAAFAPRMGGASWSAVLVGSRCRSQLPEVMAAPGGAAGAGAGRGSGSPPPGDLRSVLITSVLNLERLEVDLFRGRHHWVPATQHLFGGQIVGQALVAAAHAVSRDEQVHSLHCYFVRTGDPKVPVLYEVERTRTGKSFSVRSVKAIQHGQPIFTCQASFQLSQGSPVQHQFTMPTVPPPEELLTQEELIQKFLQNPNVAERYRKHLTKIQAQDVPIDIKPVNPPDIFSSEPQEPKQLFWVRARGYIGETDMKVHCCVAAYISDYAFLGTALLPHRQYNVKFMVSLDHSMWFHAPFRADHWMLYECESPWAGGCRGLVQGRLWRRDGVLAVTCAQEGVIRVEHTPNQSKL comes from the exons ATGGCGGCCTTCGCCCCGCGGATGGGCGGTGCTTCCTGGTCCGCCGTGCTGGTCGGGTCGCGGTGCCGGTCCCAGCTCCCGGAGGTGATGGCGGCTCCGGGCGGCGCCgctggggctggagcggggCGGGGATCCGGGTCGCCGCCGCCCGGGGACCTGCGCAGCGTGCTGATCACCAGTGTGCTGAATCTGGAGCGGCTGGAGGTCGACCTCTTCAG GGGCCGGCACCACTGGGTACCCGCCACGCAGCATCTCTTCGGCGGGCAGATCGTGGGGCAGGCGCTGGTGGCGGCAGCCCACGCCGTGAGCCGCGACGAGCAGGTGCACTCGCTGCACTGCTACTTCGTGCGGACAG GGGACCCCAAGGTGCCAGTGCTGTACGAGGTGGAGCGGACCCGTACAGGGAAGAGTTTCTCTGTTCGTTCCGTAAAGGCCATCCAGCACGGACAGCCGATCTTCACCTGCCAGGCCTccttccagctctcccagggaaGCCCAGTGCAGCACCAGTTCACCATGCCGACCGTGCCACCCCCCGAGGAGCTTCTGACACAGGAGGAGCTCATCCAGAAGTTCCTGCA GAATCCTAATGTGGCTGAGAGATACAGGAAGCATCTCACCAAGATCCAAGCTCAGGATGTGCCAATTGACATTAAACCCGTGAACCCACCAGATATATTCAGCTCAGAGCCACAGGAGCCGAAGCAGCTCTTCTGGGTGCGAGCACGAGGCTACATAG GGGAGACTGACATGAAGGTGCATTGCTGTGTGGCTGCCTACATCTCTGACTACGCCTTCCTGGGCACGGCCCTGCTTCCGCATCGGCAGTACAACGTCAAGTTCATGGTGTCCCTTGACCATTCCATGTGGTTCCATGCGCCCTTCAGAGCTGACCACTGGATGCTGTACGAATGTGAGAGCCCCTGGGCTG GTGGGTGCCGCGGCTTGGTGCAGGGACGGCTGTGGCGCAGGGATGGGGTCCTGGCTGTCACCTGCGCACAGGAAGGTGTCATCAGGGTGGAACACACACCAAACCAGAGCAAGCTCTAG